In the Shewanella sp. OMA3-2 genome, one interval contains:
- a CDS encoding NnrS family protein, translated as MLNIDDPAATDNTPAIWRLGFRPFFLGGAVVAALYIPLWLMGWFTPKYSLFNGEFWANVVPLWWHPHEMLFGFAMAIVCGFLLTAAQAWTNQPTMKGGVLAFTFACWLAARLLLLLPFNIPLWLPALFDSLFLGISAATLWRCIYTARQWRNIGFPIMLVVALVVNLVSYYALHERNFSLSTQLWQAMIWWLALVITIVGGRVIPFFTAMKLQHSKPDPIQALEITLLLVMGLLFVQSVFHLLPREIEQGILLSAGILQLVRVSRWKGHKTFKEPMLWSLHVSYWALPITLLAMAWQINNEFAYRTLLHLFAVGGIASLCLSMISRVSLGHTSRNIYQGPNMVLAFIGLPLAAIFRAVMPLWVPQYTSTWLWLAGACWFISFGMFVWYYAPILTKPRLDGRPG; from the coding sequence ATGTTAAATATTGATGATCCTGCAGCCACCGATAACACTCCTGCAATTTGGCGTTTAGGTTTTAGGCCGTTTTTCTTGGGGGGGGCTGTGGTTGCTGCCTTATATATCCCACTCTGGTTGATGGGGTGGTTTACCCCTAAATACAGTTTATTCAATGGTGAGTTTTGGGCTAATGTTGTCCCTTTATGGTGGCATCCGCATGAGATGTTATTCGGTTTTGCGATGGCGATTGTGTGTGGTTTCTTATTAACAGCAGCGCAAGCGTGGACTAATCAGCCGACGATGAAGGGCGGTGTGCTGGCATTCACTTTCGCATGTTGGTTGGCTGCAAGATTACTGTTGTTGTTGCCATTTAATATTCCGCTTTGGCTACCTGCACTGTTTGACAGCTTGTTTTTAGGGATCAGCGCAGCAACCTTGTGGCGTTGTATTTACACAGCAAGGCAGTGGCGTAACATCGGTTTTCCTATCATGTTGGTTGTTGCATTAGTGGTTAACCTGGTGAGCTATTATGCTTTACACGAGCGTAATTTTTCCCTGTCTACTCAACTTTGGCAGGCAATGATTTGGTGGCTCGCGCTGGTGATAACAATTGTTGGTGGCCGAGTTATTCCTTTTTTTACAGCAATGAAATTACAACATTCAAAGCCAGATCCCATTCAAGCGCTTGAGATAACGTTATTATTAGTGATGGGATTGTTGTTCGTTCAATCTGTATTCCATTTACTCCCCCGTGAAATTGAACAAGGCATTCTACTCAGTGCAGGTATATTGCAGTTGGTAAGAGTATCTCGTTGGAAAGGGCATAAAACATTTAAAGAGCCTATGTTGTGGTCTTTGCATGTTTCATATTGGGCACTGCCGATTACCTTGTTGGCTATGGCATGGCAGATAAATAATGAGTTTGCGTATCGCACTTTATTGCACTTGTTTGCGGTTGGCGGTATTGCATCACTGTGTTTGTCGATGATATCGCGAGTGTCATTGGGGCACACTAGTCGCAATATTTATCAAGGTCCTAATATGGTGCTTGCCTTTATAGGGCTTCCCCTAGCGGCAATTTTTCGTGCGGTGATGCCATTGTGGGTCCCTCAGTACACCTCGACTT
- a CDS encoding haloacid dehalogenase type II, with product MTKTLAFDVYGTLIDTHGVVALLIKMFKQKTLERETESVINQAHAFSQTWRDKQLEYSFRRGLMQQYKDFSICTRDALEYTCQFHMIPLTNSQKCQLLESYLTLPAFDDVAPALHTLKEKGISLFAFSNGEYSAVESLLKNANILGYFEGIVSCEAIMTFKPNPAVYEYFIHTTNAKLNNVWLISSNSFDVIGAAASGFKTVWVKRSPQVIFDPWGVSPTQTITDLAQLDAVI from the coding sequence ATGACAAAAACACTCGCATTTGATGTCTATGGGACCTTAATTGACACTCATGGTGTAGTGGCTTTACTGATCAAAATGTTCAAACAAAAAACATTAGAGCGAGAAACTGAGTCAGTCATTAACCAAGCTCATGCATTTAGTCAAACATGGCGAGATAAGCAGCTTGAATATTCCTTTCGACGCGGTTTAATGCAGCAATATAAAGACTTCTCTATTTGTACTCGAGATGCACTGGAATACACTTGCCAGTTTCACATGATTCCGCTCACCAACAGCCAAAAATGCCAGCTATTAGAAAGCTATCTGACTTTGCCCGCTTTTGATGATGTCGCCCCCGCTTTACACACCTTAAAAGAGAAAGGTATCAGCCTATTTGCGTTTTCTAATGGTGAATACTCTGCCGTCGAGTCGCTATTAAAAAACGCAAATATTTTAGGATATTTTGAAGGTATTGTGAGCTGTGAAGCCATTATGACCTTTAAACCTAATCCTGCGGTGTATGAATATTTCATTCACACCACAAACGCAAAACTCAATAACGTTTGGCTGATATCCAGTAACTCTTTTGATGTTATTGGCGCTGCGGCATCAGGCTTTAAAACTGTTTGGGTTAAGCGATCACCACAGGTAATATTTGATCCCTGGGGAGTGTCGCCTACCCAAACCATTACTGATTTAGCCCAATTAGATGCAGTGATTTAA
- a CDS encoding fibronectin type III domain-containing protein produces the protein MQLKCKQAKILPSTPVTASGQKTLTAASAVNVMSAGLTGEVLHSLYVVAKDTGGNTTGVTSYPIVFTPSAPTTVAATSGTSQANVTFTAPSFNGGGAITSYTVTSNPDGLTATGSSAPIIISGLTNGLPYTFTVTATNAMGTSTASSASNSVISKAMQSITFANPGAQDFGSSITLSATSTSGLPPSFTSSTPAVCTVTNIGALTLVTPGTCTINANQSGNSSFNPAPQVSQSFNITALVATVPTSVQATAGDTQATVAFTAPSFNGGSPVTSYTVTSTPGSLTASGMASPVIVRV, from the coding sequence ATGCAACTCAAGTGCAAGCAGGCCAAGATTCTACCTAGTACCCCTGTAACTGCATCGGGGCAAAAAACCTTAACGGCTGCTAGTGCGGTAAATGTAATGTCTGCAGGCCTGACAGGTGAGGTGCTACATTCACTGTATGTGGTAGCTAAAGATACAGGTGGTAATACTACTGGAGTGACAAGTTATCCTATTGTTTTCACTCCAAGCGCGCCGACGACTGTTGCTGCGACATCAGGTACATCCCAAGCTAATGTTACATTTACCGCCCCTAGTTTTAATGGCGGTGGTGCTATAACAAGCTATACGGTAACATCGAACCCAGATGGATTAACAGCAACGGGCTCGAGCGCTCCAATTATCATTTCTGGATTAACCAACGGGTTACCATATACTTTTACTGTCACAGCGACTAATGCTATGGGTACAAGTACTGCTTCTTCTGCTTCAAACAGCGTGATTTCAAAGGCAATGCAAAGCATTACTTTTGCTAATCCAGGAGCTCAGGATTTCGGTAGCAGCATCACTCTATCAGCAACCAGTACATCAGGATTACCCCCTAGCTTCACATCATCAACTCCGGCTGTATGTACTGTAACAAATATTGGTGCATTAACTTTAGTGACTCCCGGCACTTGTACTATAAATGCAAATCAAAGTGGCAATAGTAGTTTTAACCCTGCGCCTCAAGTCAGTCAAAGTTTCAATATTACCGCATTGGTCGCTACCGTACCAACATCAGTGCAAGCAACTGCTGGAGATACTCAAGCTACCGTGGCCTTTACAGCGCCTAGCTTCAATGGTGGTTCGCCAGTAACAAGTTATACCGTCACTTCAACCCCAGGTAGCCTAACGGCCAGTGGGATGGCCTCGCCAGTTATAGTGCGGGTTTAA